A stretch of the Streptococcus suis genome encodes the following:
- a CDS encoding NADPH-dependent oxidoreductase — MVPQPAILQAQAILVFVGDHNRASKAAELHGSDFDAKGPENLLISSVDASLAGQNTLLAAESLGYGGVFIGLIRHKALAVAELFNLPDYTYPVFCIALGRPAQHHPVKPRLAKEAIVFHEEYVEQGVEAIESYDLVQTEYAGARQTETWSERLIAQFGQPEQPETRAVLEKNKLL, encoded by the coding sequence TTGGTACCACAGCCTGCCATTCTTCAAGCTCAGGCAATTCTTGTTTTTGTTGGGGACCACAATCGTGCCAGCAAGGCGGCGGAGCTTCATGGTTCAGACTTTGATGCCAAAGGACCAGAGAACCTCTTGATTTCATCAGTTGATGCTTCTTTGGCCGGTCAGAATACCTTATTAGCGGCAGAAAGCTTGGGCTACGGCGGAGTGTTTATTGGACTGATTCGCCACAAGGCTTTAGCAGTAGCGGAGCTGTTCAATTTGCCGGATTATACCTATCCCGTTTTCTGTATTGCTCTAGGGCGGCCTGCTCAACATCATCCAGTTAAACCACGTTTGGCAAAAGAAGCCATTGTTTTCCATGAAGAATATGTGGAACAAGGCGTGGAAGCAATTGAATCATATGACCTAGTACAGACTGAATATGCAGGAGCTCGCCAAACAGAAACCTGGTCTGAGCGCCTAATTGCTCAATTTGGTCAGCCAGAGCAGCCTGAAACGAGGGCTGTACTAGAAAAAAATAAACTATTGTAA
- a CDS encoding ribosome biogenesis GTPase Der has product MALPTIAIVGRPNVGKSTLFNRIAGERISIVEDVEGVTRDRIYATGEWLNRKFSLIDTGGIDDVDAPFMEQIKHQAEIAMDEADVIVFVVSGKEGVTDADEYVSRILYKTNKPVILVVNKVDNPEMRNDIYDFYSLGLGEPYPVSSVHGIGTGDVLDAIIENLPAQEAEENPDIIKFSLIGRPNVGKSSLINAILGEERVIASPVAGTTRDAIDTHFTDPEGQEFTMIDTAGMRKSGKVYENTEKYSVMRAMRAIERSDVILMVINAEEGIREYDKRIAGFAHEAGKGMIIVVNKWDTLEKDNHTMKQWEDDIRDQFQYLSYAPIIFVSALTKQRLNKLPEMIKAISESQNTRIPSAILNDVIMDAIAINPTPTDKGKRLKIFYATQVATKPPTFVVFVNEEELMHFSYMRFLENQIRKAFVFEGTPIHLIARKRK; this is encoded by the coding sequence ATGGCTCTACCAACTATCGCCATCGTTGGACGTCCCAACGTTGGTAAATCAACCTTATTTAACCGTATTGCAGGGGAACGTATTTCTATCGTAGAAGACGTGGAAGGTGTGACCCGTGACCGTATCTATGCTACTGGTGAGTGGCTGAATCGTAAGTTTTCCTTGATTGATACAGGTGGTATTGATGATGTGGATGCACCTTTTATGGAACAAATCAAACATCAGGCTGAGATTGCCATGGATGAAGCCGATGTCATCGTCTTTGTTGTATCAGGCAAGGAAGGTGTGACAGATGCAGATGAGTATGTATCTCGTATCCTTTATAAGACGAACAAACCAGTTATTTTGGTTGTCAATAAAGTTGATAACCCTGAAATGCGTAATGACATCTACGATTTCTATTCACTCGGTCTTGGAGAACCTTATCCAGTATCTTCTGTTCACGGTATCGGAACAGGGGATGTCTTGGATGCTATCATTGAAAACCTACCAGCTCAGGAAGCAGAAGAAAATCCAGATATTATCAAGTTCAGCTTGATTGGTCGTCCGAATGTTGGTAAATCCAGCTTGATTAATGCTATTTTGGGCGAAGAGCGCGTGATTGCTTCTCCAGTAGCTGGAACGACTCGTGATGCCATTGATACGCACTTTACAGACCCAGAAGGTCAAGAATTTACCATGATTGATACCGCAGGGATGCGCAAGTCTGGTAAGGTCTATGAAAATACAGAGAAATATTCTGTTATGCGTGCCATGCGTGCCATTGAACGTTCGGACGTCATATTGATGGTCATCAATGCTGAAGAGGGTATTCGTGAGTATGACAAACGCATCGCAGGTTTTGCCCATGAAGCTGGCAAGGGAATGATTATCGTGGTCAACAAGTGGGATACGCTTGAAAAAGACAATCATACCATGAAGCAGTGGGAAGACGACATTCGTGACCAATTCCAATACTTGTCCTATGCACCGATTATCTTTGTATCGGCTTTAACAAAACAACGTTTGAATAAGTTACCTGAGATGATTAAAGCCATTAGTGAAAGCCAGAATACCCGTATTCCATCGGCTATTCTCAACGATGTCATCATGGATGCTATTGCTATCAATCCAACACCAACTGATAAGGGTAAACGCCTCAAGATTTTCTACGCGACTCAAGTTGCGACCAAGCCACCGACATTTGTGGTCTTTGTCAATGAAGAAGAACTCATGCATTTTTCTTACATGCGGTTCTTGGAAAATCAAATCCGCAAAGCCTTTGTCTTTGAAGGGACACCGATTCATTTGATTGCACGGAAACGGAAATAA
- a CDS encoding MFS transporter, with protein MVAVPIWRSFLILLSFSSFFLVFYEDSQYKPFGLRYWLGLVACLWVTFATLISYFIAFTCGSTMVYNRFEQPTVLLFIFFLLCAIGLSFLSLHTIKTLVRRTKYYRQVRKED; from the coding sequence ATGGTAGCGGTTCCGATTTGGCGTTCTTTTTTGATATTGCTTTCTTTTTCATCATTTTTTCTTGTATTTTATGAAGACAGTCAATACAAACCTTTCGGTCTTCGGTATTGGCTGGGTCTGGTCGCCTGTCTTTGGGTTACTTTTGCGACCTTGATTTCCTATTTTATTGCTTTTACATGTGGTTCAACCATGGTCTATAATCGATTTGAACAGCCTACGGTTTTGCTTTTCATCTTCTTTTTGTTATGTGCAATTGGCCTTAGCTTCCTATCCCTACATACGATTAAAACCCTCGTCCGACGAACAAAGTATTACCGACAGGTCAGAAAGGAAGACTAG